In Athene noctua chromosome 11, bAthNoc1.hap1.1, whole genome shotgun sequence, the sequence tagtagtaTATTTTTGTTGATTTCTCCTCCTTGTTCACtctttttattgcatttaaaaaaactccaaagacATGCACTTTGTGAACAACCAGAtgtttgtctgtatttttttttcttatttttaaagggaaaggaCCTGTGTAGGAGGCCAGTGTTGAAGAACAAgctataaaaaaaatagtatttttagttttaaattttccTGTTAAGTGCCTGACTTAATTCTCAAATGCCAAGATGGACCAGattctgaagtgaaatatttaatttgaactGTAAAAGAGTTAAGTAGCTCTtggaataatttgtttttaatcttgCAGTCATGAACATATAGAAATCCTCACTGTGAATGGGGAGCTGCTGTTCTTCAGACAAAGAGAAGGGATTTTCTACCCGACACTAAGGTTGCTTCACAAATGTAAGTTTCCTGAGGATGGTAGTGGTGAGGAGAGAGGGGTGAACATGTGATTCCACAGGACTTCTCTAgaagtgaattaaaaataatttactacttttgtgcatatatatatatatatatatattccaggATAGATCTTAAACATATAGCATGCCTTCTCAACTGTAATTTATTGCTTTGCTATATCAGGTGCCTATATGGGTTGCTTTCCCTGTAATTAATGTAATGCTATATGTTAAGAAACGTGAACTTTGTTTTCTAAGAATCAAGTTGTGCaaatctgcaaaaaaaaatcttgagagaGTTTTCCCTTAGAGATCTACATTTCTTGTTATTAGCCCCATCTTTACTCTTTCAGGTCTTCCTTTAAAGCCTTCTTGCTTCCTTCCGAATACTTGTAGGTTCTTactagaaaaatattctttaatcaTGAGTTTAATGATGTAATGTATACTTATCTCCTATAAGAATTTATGTTGCatgctttttactttttccacttcattatttttcttgctgttctcaCTGTTCTACTTGATTGTGTTACTCTGGTTTGGATGAGTGCAGGTGTCCCTAAAACTGTTACTCCGTCAAATCTCAGTTTGAAATACTTCAGGAAGGTGCATGCACTTGAAGGCTGGCTTGGAAAGCTGGCAGTTTTCGTGAATATTGtctatgtttgcttttttttttttgtcctgttacCATTAAACTGTTTCTTCTTCATGTAAGAGGTTATACATGAAATTTGAGGGATTAAAAACCTCTTAGTATGTGGGCTCTTGTGTGATTGTTTTCGCTGGAGGAACTTGTTAAAACTGTTACTTTGTGTATGAGTGTGCAGGTGGCATAGTTTTGGGTTGCCCTTTGGTTCTCAGATAAAAGATGTGGTCTGGGAGAACAGTACTTGTGTCCTTCCCGGACAGTACAGCCAGCGGGAGCTCTGGTAATTGTTTCTCAAACTTCCTAACCTCGCAGTGCACTGTAGACCTAATTGCCCCATCTAAACTGACTTGATAATGAGTTATTCATGTTGTCATATTAATTGTGATGCTGTATCTTTCCCCTCCTAGACCCATTTATTCTACCACATCAGCAGGTTGATAAAGGCGCCATTAAATTTGTACTAAGTGGAGCTAATATAATGTGCCCTGGCCTGACGTCTCCTGGAGCAAAACTTTTCCCTGCTGCCGTTGATACTGTTGTTGTATCCTTCTTTAACTATGAACTACTGCTTGCTGTGAGATGAGTTAAATTTCTGTTCTGGTGTTCTCAGCTGATCGTATTCTGAATTACTTTGCATTTTAATGGTATTTGATGGAATAACTAGTAATCTGAAAAGAACTGCAGTGGTGCAGATGTTAATTGGCAAGGCTAAAATTGTTCTTAACTTTTTTTACTTACTGTGATGTTCCAAACTCAATAAGTATTTCTGCTGTGCTGTTGGGTGGGATGCTGTTCTGTTAATCTAACCAATAAGTGGAGCTCCTTTGTGATTTTATGCAGAACTGTAAAAATAGTTGAGGTACGGTGTAATTTGTCCCCTGCCTCCTTCATCAATCTTGTATCTCCTTCAGCTATAGAAGAACTTGCTCCTGTTCCTAGGGAATTTGGAAAGATGTAGTCAGGACTTGCTCTATGTGTCTGATGAAATTAGCATATGTAAAATGAGGAAAGTATGCTAATGCACTCATTGTTATATTACTGAGAAAGGAAGCCTGAGCAAATACAGCATTAATAATACTaagctgtgctgcttttgttGTTAGTTAGATGCTATAGGAAAAGATCAGCAGTTAGCAGCACATGTTGCTAAGCTTTGAAAAGGACATGTCTGACTTCAGTACTTCTGGTTTTTTAGATTTGTGTCTCAATTCTTCTGTACCTTGAAATCTAAAATGGCCCCACAAACATGCAGTTTTATTCCAGAAAGGGTGAGATTATCTTCTCTCAGTGTTAGGCACAAAGGAAGAAATGGAGTGTAGCGGTGGGAGATCTTTTTCTGTAATTGCTGTTTGAAGTTCATAAATACGTGCTTTGTGCTTTGTTCTACAGTTGCGATTCAGTTGTTAAATGCAGTGCATTGTTTCGCTTATCTGTAAGAGCTAGAGCTTCAGAATTACTAAAGGGGTAAAAGTTCAACGTGGGAGTTTGAAACTTGGAAAGTCCTTTTCTCATActgcttttacttttctgaaatagttttacaaaaatctgttttccttagCAGTAATTTGTAGGCAATAATGGCAGAGGGAAAACAACATGCATTATGTGTGGGAGTAATGAAGATGTCAGCTGAGGACATGTAAGTGtcttaaaatttgaaatataaCTTGTCCCATGTCATTATTCCTATGTTAGTTTGGAATATAAGCACCACTGTCAAGGTTCCTGCCTCACTGTTGCAGCGTATGTTGTTCAActacagaatttttttaagttttcattttgttGATTAATAttcagggaaagaagaagagcCAGGGAATATCCCTACTTATTTGTTCACCAGATGGAATTAAAATAGTCCTTTTCATGTGAATATGGATTTTAAGATGCACAACATTAGTGCTACTGCTGAATGTCAGTATTTCTTGCTCTCAGATTGTACTTTCTCAAAGATCTTGCTGAACAAAGATATATTTGTATAGAGTACTTGCTACCTGGGCTGGGCAAGAGATGTAATTTGGATCTGAGGGGACTGAAGATGTTGAAGTGATTTTTGTTTGCAAGGACAGCAGAGACTAAAGTCCTGCTGGTGCTTGGTTGTCCGGCTGGGCTTTCCTCTGTGGCCTGCTCTCTACCTTGTACCCGCATGCAGCATTCCTGCTTGATGTGCTTACTAGCTTTGCTGAGCTTCTCGTGAAATGTAGAGGTCTGTTCGGGGGTTAAACATCAACTGAAAACTGTTTGACAAGGGCAAGAGACAGAAAGTAGAAATGGATGTCAGTTGTTCTTGGCATTCTGATAGTGCTAAATAATAAGTGGCTAAACCACTTTGTCATTTTAAGTTCTGTAACGTCTTGCAGTAGGATGTAAGATGCCCCAGCAGCTTTGGGCTGAGTTGGTTCTAGCCCTGTCTAACACTTCTGTGTGTGAAGAAGCTGATTTTGAAAGCAAGTCACTCTTGTGGGGATAATTCTCAGCAGGATCATCTCTGCTGGGTCTTGAATTGTAATGGAAGCCCAAGGGAGAGAGTTGGGAGTGTGTTACAGAGGATGGGAATAGAAAGGGACTGCAGCAACCTGGATTTGGACCTACTGTAGCTGTCAAGGTGTTATATTCCTCAGGATTCTTTGTAGTGCCTTCAGAAGACCAGGAGTAGGTGGAAAGAATAGCTCCCTCTGTCCCAGTCCTACATCTGCAGTGATCTGCTGTGATCACTGCAAACCAAGATTAGCTGTATTCCTAATCTGAATTTCAAATTCATCAGCCTTGCAGCTGAATATCCTGTTCCTGTGAGAAGCAACATGAActggggaggaaaacaaaatgatACTGGTCTACCGCAGCCTGTGTTTTTATGTGATACTGTTTAAACTAGAAAATTGTGAAACAGTATGATTTGAGTCTCTTGGTGTGATTATGATATATGATGTGTTAATGCGATTAACATCGCAGTATTTTCCTTCCTGATTACTTCTGGACAAGTTGTAGAAGTAATTACTTCTGGACAAGTTGTAGAAGTAATGGAATACTTTGTGTAAATACAGTAAACTAGATTCTCGGGGGGAATAAAACTTGTTCTCAGTCCTAGAATGATGAgatttgtcttgtttattgtagATTTTTTTCATGGAATAATGTGCTGGAAAAAGGTGAACACATATCCAGTGCAGAcacacaaaattttaaaatattacatgaCTCAAAAGATATAGAAGGATAGTATGTCTGTAACATGCTTCAGGTCTTTAGCAGATTAAATTTAGCCTTTATAATTAAGTGGGTAGATGTCCTGCAACAAACAGTGAAGCATCTCACCTTCAGTTGCTTGTGTCAGTGGCACCTTGGAACCAGAACTTGACAAATTCCACATTCCAGCCATGTTACACCACCTCCTGTGCTGGGAGGGCAGGAATCACTTAAAATTGCTGCTCTACTTTGATAGAGAAATGCTAAAATTAAGAAAAGTAGAAGTGTTGTCTGAAGAACTGCTTCCCACACAGAAGTAGTTTAAAATATTGTGGAAGGTTGTTGACAAAACGTGGAAGGCAAATATTGTCCTCTTATTCAGCAGTGTGGGTACATGTAATAACAAATATTGTTTCTTGTCCACCTGCTGTTGAAGATTATGACTTCCTGGATGATAGCTTCTCCCCTTCCAGTTGACGAACATTACATTTTCTACTTTAAATATGTGCTGCTCTAATATTTAACCTAGCTAATAAGTCTGTACCTTTTTCCTTCTACAGTGAGAAGGTCAACAAAGGGATTGGTATCGAAAATATCCACTATTTAAATGACGGCCTTTGGCATATGAAGACATACAAGTGAAACAAAAGGAACTGTGTTACCCCAAAGGAACGCACTTAGATTAAATGTGGACTGCTTTGTAATTCCTTGTTTTTAATGTGACTGAATGtacaaattattttgttctgtggCTATGCTAAATAAATCAAGTGAATGCGAAAGTACTGTTAGGCTACAATAGTTTtctagatttctttttattacagtTCTCTTGTTTTGTCTTAAACCCAAATCTTCAGTGACTGAAGATATCTGATGGAAAGATCCTGCATGGGCTGTGAGTAGACTATTTCAATCAAAGGAGGAAAAAGCcaagaaatgtttacatttttatgctCTCCTAAAAGAGTAACACCAGGTATAtatgaaatataattaatatGGTTTATAAAACCTctgaaacatttcagatttttttcttctgattaacaTCTTGTTAGTCTACCTGTTTCTTGAATGTGGAGAAATCAgttttttttgacatttattttttaacttaatttattAACAGCATTAACTTCAGTATTTTACTtaaggatttttctctttttaatatgcatttatctGTATAGGATTTATGAACTTTGACTGGTATGTGGACTAGAAATTCTTTTATGCTAGTTCATATCTAAAGAATATATATAATGTTCAACTTTCTACCTGCCAACATGGTTTGATATCGCTCTCCTTGTAGCGGTGTTTATAGTAATGGTGGGCATACTTCAGATGGAGTGTGTGCCAACTTGGTGCCTGATGCTCTTCTCCCCGTTTGCCGCCTTATTTTAGGAGCAGAAACAAAATCACTGTTTAGCAAAGGCATGATAGCAAAACGTGGTTATCAGTGTAGTCAGAAGCAACTTCTTCGGGTGGAACTTCAAAAGAGATCTCAGCTTGTGCACATTGCCACGTGTATGTACAGCTACAGAATGGGTTAAAGAGTACTGTGTATTTGTCTGGATAATCCGACTGTTCAGCGGCTGCACACCCAAAGCTATGCCTATGGAGAACAGCCTGTGCCATGGAATCATTTAATAAACTAAGGAAACTTTAAGGTCTACCACTCATAACTCTGTCTCTGGAAGCATTTATTAGTATCTCAAGTCTCTATTCAAACTCTTGTGTTTTATGATGGCAGAATGTAATTTTGCGTGCAGGTGCCTTGTCTTGGTGCTGTTCTGCATGTTTAGTTTCCCCACCCTGGGACTGTTAAGATAGTGGCAGAGGTGTTCTCCATCTGATTCTCAGGTCAAATTAAGACATGGGAGATGGAATGTGCCACCTAATATGTGCTACTTGTAAATAGTTttacagaagaaatttaaaatataatgcttttgaaaatgacAGGGTAAATCTGAAACTTAACATAGGAAGACAAAAACTAAGGTGATCATTACAGCAGTGTTGCAGAAAAAAGTGGTCAAACTTCAGTTCTTCATTTCAGAATGCTAATGGACATTTTTGTGCATCTTAAAGACTGCTAGAAATGTACTAATTTCTTGTTAGTGCTATGAGAAATCAGTTTGTGCTTCAGTGGTTCTTTTTTGCATAAAATGAGCTAGTCTTGAGTTCTCTGGCTTTTCCCCCTTCCATCTTGCCTCCTTTATGTTACAGTACCTCTCAGATCTGATGAGACTTAACTTGGGTTTGAATTATTAACCCCCATTCTTTTTCCTTGACTTGCCCTATGACtgctgttgttgctgtggggTCAGAacttttttaaatactggaaacaccactgaaataaaaattttactttgtCTGGCTCTGTCAGAGTATTCCCAACTGTGGATCTAACCTTTTAAAAATGATTCTTTAAGAAGATACAAGTTAAATCATGCTTAATTTATATACCAATTtagcaaatatattaaaaagttatatttatagtataaaaatgttaaaaagtttTATCTAGGTTCTGGCAGCAATCACATATTTGTCTTGCTATGTTAGCTGAGCTCTGACTGGCACGGAGGAAGAGAGTGTGCAACAGGTGAGAATAGGTTCACCTGAAACACTTGAGCTGTGGTAGCTTGCTTGGGGGTCTGAGCAGTTGTCTTACCATTCTTGTCAAAAACAAAGGACCTGATGTTTAAAACCGGAATGATGTGGATATTATCAGCTCTGAAGCAGCTGTTTCACTTCTCCACCTGTCCCATTGCAGCTCAGGATAGGATGAGATATTACAAATGGTCTGTTACAGAAGGGTGAGGTAACATACTAGCTTCTCAGGTCTTTTATGTAGTTACTTTTATAGTAGCAACAGAGCCTGTGAGAGTCCTAGGTGTAGCAAATAAGATGTACCTTGGCCTTAAATCTTGAAAGGTCCAAGTCAGGTCAGTGAGTTCCAAGTGGCGTCATTACTGAAGTGCTGTTTACTCCTACTTGTGACAGGAAGGGTGTGTAACTTGCATAAAACGTATTTCAGGTGCACTCagttgtaaggaaaaaaaccacccacaaaccaaaaaacaaaaccgaatacacccaccaaaaaacacccccaaacctAACACAACAGGACCACCCCCCAAACCCAGTATTGGGGAGTTCTGCATATTGCTTTGTTGTGCACATAACTAGCTTTAAATAATATCCAAAGAAAGGTTGGGAGCGCAAGCATGTGTTGCTCTTTCTGCTGCTAACAATAGCTATAAATACATCTACACTGCACTTGTGTTGACAGTTAACTGACTTCTTCCTTGTAAACACTATTAGCACCACTAACAGGAGTGAAAGTAACACTGAACCTTTATCGTAATATGCTTA encodes:
- the MCTS1 gene encoding malignant T-cell-amplified sequence 1, producing MFKKFDEKENVSNCIQLKTSVIKGIKNQLIDQFPVIEPWLNQIMPKKDPVKIVRCHEHIEILTVNGELLFFRQREGIFYPTLRLLHKYPFILPHQQVDKGAIKFVLSGANIMCPGLTSPGAKLFPAAVDTVVAIMAEGKQHALCVGVMKMSAEDIEKVNKGIGIENIHYLNDGLWHMKTYK